A window of Sphingorhabdus lacus contains these coding sequences:
- the radC gene encoding RadC family protein — translation MGVAHGTDSHHGTGHRARLRTRLLEAGGDSLLDHELVEYILALAIPRKDTKPLAKQLLAHYGGFSALLTADTENIVRQAGMGETSTAALKIVQAAALRLLSEPVREQPMLASWQSLLDYLRADMAHLTIERVRTLYLNSKNMLIRDEVTSEGSIDQAAIYTREVIRRAIDLGAAAIILVHNHPSGDSAPSRQDIAMTRDIITAAKSFGIAVHDHIIIGKDGYSSMRSAGLI, via the coding sequence ATGGGGGTCGCCCACGGAACTGATTCACACCATGGAACAGGCCACCGCGCCCGCTTGCGAACGCGCCTGCTCGAAGCCGGTGGTGACTCGCTTTTGGACCATGAGCTGGTCGAGTATATTCTGGCACTGGCCATTCCGCGCAAAGACACCAAGCCCTTGGCGAAGCAGTTGCTGGCGCACTATGGCGGCTTTTCGGCGTTGCTGACGGCGGATACAGAAAATATCGTGCGGCAGGCCGGAATGGGCGAAACCAGCACTGCGGCACTAAAAATCGTTCAGGCCGCTGCACTACGCCTGCTGAGCGAACCGGTTCGCGAGCAGCCTATGCTTGCATCGTGGCAGTCCCTGCTCGACTATCTGCGCGCCGACATGGCGCATCTGACCATCGAACGCGTCCGCACCCTTTATCTGAACAGCAAGAATATGCTGATCCGCGACGAGGTTACGAGCGAAGGGTCCATCGATCAGGCCGCAATCTACACGCGCGAAGTGATAAGACGTGCGATTGACCTTGGCGCGGCGGCAATCATCCTGGTCCACAACCATCCCAGCGGCGATAGCGCCCCCAGCCGTCAGGATATTGCCATGACGCGCGATATCATAACCGCCGCCAAAAGCTTCGGCATCGCGGTACATGACCATATCATCATCGGTAAAGACGGCTATTCCAGTATGCGGAGCGCGGGCCTTATTTAG
- a CDS encoding multidrug effflux MFS transporter: protein MNSPLPLKKTLGDKELTVMMASLMALNALAIDSMLPAFPAIVGNLSLANPNSIQYIISIFLAGTGIGALIHGPLSDRYGRKPILLIATVGAALFSLACSLSTSFEMLLAMRFCHGLMAAAMGVLVISVIRDQFEGDAMARRMSTIFLIFMIVPIIAPTIGQFVLLFAGWRTIFDLMAFMALMAAGWVYYRLPETLHPENVIPIEPHALAKAWTKVVTNRNAAGYMIGAGIVQGALFGYLNSSPQLFDEVFNAADFFTIGFAIVALGIAASNFTNSKIVERFGARRVSQTALISFIILGSLQVAAAEFAPTSLPLFLALLTANMAMVGFIGSNFSSIAMTPFGDVAGAASSFQSFVKTLLAAGIGAAIGQQFDGSVLPVAAGFLVCGLVALALVLWCEKGLLFTRPGTTPKIPNNPRG from the coding sequence ATGAACTCTCCCCTCCCCCTCAAAAAGACTCTTGGTGATAAAGAACTGACCGTCATGATGGCGTCGCTAATGGCGCTCAATGCCTTGGCGATCGATTCCATGTTGCCTGCCTTTCCGGCGATTGTCGGCAACCTCAGCCTCGCAAACCCCAACAGCATCCAGTATATCATCTCGATATTCCTGGCAGGCACCGGCATCGGCGCGTTGATCCATGGCCCTTTGTCGGACCGTTACGGGCGCAAGCCGATCCTGTTGATTGCGACCGTCGGTGCGGCGCTGTTTTCGCTTGCCTGCAGTTTGTCGACCAGTTTCGAGATGTTACTGGCGATGCGCTTTTGCCATGGCTTGATGGCCGCTGCGATGGGCGTTCTTGTGATTTCCGTTATTCGTGACCAGTTCGAAGGTGACGCCATGGCGCGGCGTATGTCGACGATCTTCCTGATCTTCATGATTGTGCCGATCATCGCGCCGACCATCGGGCAATTCGTCCTGCTGTTCGCAGGATGGCGCACCATTTTCGACCTCATGGCCTTTATGGCGCTGATGGCCGCTGGCTGGGTTTACTACCGCTTGCCGGAAACGCTGCATCCGGAAAATGTGATCCCCATCGAACCGCACGCGCTTGCTAAAGCGTGGACGAAAGTGGTCACCAATCGCAATGCCGCTGGGTACATGATCGGCGCAGGTATCGTGCAAGGGGCCCTGTTCGGCTATCTGAACAGCTCTCCGCAGTTATTTGATGAAGTTTTCAACGCGGCCGATTTCTTTACGATTGGCTTTGCCATTGTTGCGCTTGGCATTGCGGCATCGAATTTCACCAATTCCAAAATTGTCGAACGGTTTGGTGCCCGCCGCGTATCCCAGACGGCGCTGATCAGCTTTATTATCTTGGGATCGTTGCAGGTGGCGGCCGCTGAATTTGCACCGACGTCATTGCCCTTGTTTCTAGCTCTGTTGACGGCGAACATGGCCATGGTCGGATTTATCGGGTCCAATTTTTCATCGATTGCGATGACCCCGTTCGGGGACGTCGCTGGCGCGGCATCGTCCTTCCAATCCTTTGTCAAAACGCTTTTGGCGGCGGGGATCGGCGCGGCCATTGGACAGCAGTTTGATGGAAGCGTCCTGCCGGTCGCGGCTGGTTTTTTGGTGTGTGGCCTTGTCGCGCTTGCTCTTGTCCTGTGGTGCGAAAAAGGCCTGCTGTTCACGCGCCCGGGAACGACCCCTAAAATACCGAACAACCCACGCGGGTAA
- a CDS encoding amino acid permease encodes MASEPQTVMQRMFARKTIAQVQRETASSELKRSLGKWNLLLLGVGCIIGAGIFVRTGSAAALHAGPAVMLSFVVAGLVCAFAGLCYAELSSTLPVSGSAYTYSYTTLGEFVAWIMGALLLLEYGLAASVVAVGWSGYVVSLLADFGLVIPAQFTGPTGQVLMRDGAPLLVDGAQVTAIFNLPAFLICMALALLLMVGVSESAKVNNIIVAIKVSVLAAFILVGGFIVLSNLGEYMATNWTPFIPENTGDGEFGVDGIMRAASIVFFAYIGFEAVSTAGQEAKDPKRDMPFGIIGSLIVCTVIYMLVAAIMTLLVPYASLNVPDPVAVVVDSFGAQWAWLAKTIKVGAIIGLTSVVLVLMYAQTRIFYTMARDGLLPKIFSRVHPKFHTPYINTMLVGTITAVAAGFFDINVLGDMTSVGTLAAFAIVCLSVIYLRRAAPDLPRGFSVPLYPITPALGILSCLYLITTVPFNVLIFFIYFLVGAVALYFIYGMRNSNLQHDQMMDDAPDMGEFPGPVHDN; translated from the coding sequence ATGGCGAGTGAACCGCAAACCGTGATGCAGCGCATGTTCGCGCGCAAAACGATCGCGCAAGTACAAAGAGAAACGGCCAGTAGCGAACTGAAACGTTCGCTGGGCAAATGGAACCTGCTTTTGCTGGGGGTTGGCTGCATCATCGGTGCAGGCATCTTTGTCCGTACCGGCAGTGCCGCGGCGCTGCATGCTGGTCCGGCTGTTATGCTCTCCTTCGTTGTGGCGGGCCTTGTCTGTGCTTTCGCAGGCCTGTGCTATGCCGAGCTTTCTTCAACCTTGCCGGTATCCGGCTCTGCTTACACATATAGCTACACCACGCTTGGCGAATTTGTTGCCTGGATCATGGGGGCGTTGTTGTTGCTCGAATATGGCCTTGCCGCGTCGGTGGTCGCGGTCGGGTGGAGTGGCTATGTGGTCAGTTTGCTTGCGGATTTTGGCCTTGTCATACCCGCACAGTTTACCGGCCCGACCGGTCAGGTGCTGATGCGTGATGGCGCACCATTGCTTGTCGATGGCGCGCAGGTGACCGCGATCTTCAACCTTCCTGCTTTCCTTATCTGCATGGCGCTCGCGCTGCTGTTGATGGTGGGCGTGTCGGAATCGGCGAAGGTCAACAACATCATCGTGGCGATCAAGGTCAGCGTATTGGCGGCCTTCATTCTTGTCGGCGGCTTTATCGTGTTGTCTAATCTCGGCGAATATATGGCGACCAACTGGACGCCGTTCATTCCCGAAAACACCGGTGACGGTGAATTTGGCGTGGATGGCATTATGCGCGCCGCTTCGATCGTGTTCTTTGCCTATATCGGTTTTGAAGCTGTTTCGACCGCAGGTCAGGAAGCCAAGGACCCGAAACGGGACATGCCCTTTGGTATCATCGGGTCGTTGATTGTCTGCACGGTCATCTACATGCTGGTTGCAGCCATTATGACCTTGCTGGTTCCCTACGCGTCGCTGAACGTGCCGGATCCTGTGGCCGTTGTTGTCGACAGCTTCGGTGCGCAATGGGCCTGGTTGGCCAAGACCATCAAGGTCGGTGCCATCATCGGTCTGACATCGGTGGTGTTGGTTCTGATGTACGCCCAGACACGTATTTTCTACACCATGGCGCGTGACGGTTTGTTGCCCAAGATTTTCTCGCGGGTGCATCCGAAGTTCCACACACCTTATATCAACACGATGCTCGTCGGCACGATCACAGCCGTTGCGGCTGGCTTCTTCGACATCAACGTGTTGGGCGACATGACTTCGGTAGGTACGTTGGCGGCCTTCGCTATTGTGTGTCTGTCGGTTATCTATCTGCGCCGTGCAGCACCTGATCTGCCGCGTGGCTTCTCGGTACCGCTGTACCCGATCACACCTGCACTGGGGATCTTGTCGTGCCTCTATCTGATCACGACCGTTCCTTTCAATGTGCTCATTTTCTTCATCTACTTCCTGGTTGGTGCGGTTGCGCTCTATTTCATCTACGGAATGCGTAATTCGAACCTTCAGCATGACCAGATGATGGATGATGCGCCGGATATGGGTGAATTCCCCGGACCCGTGCACGACAATTAA
- a CDS encoding histidine triad nucleotide-binding protein: MPIDATQPYDDQNIFAKILRGEIPNRTVYEDEWALAFHDINPQAPEHVLVIPKGAYVCWDDFSANASDAEIAGFVRAVGHVARTMGLVEPGYRLLANTGFDAHQEVPHLHVHIFGGKPLGPMLVR, from the coding sequence ATGCCCATTGACGCGACACAGCCCTATGATGACCAGAATATCTTCGCCAAAATCCTGCGCGGTGAAATTCCCAATCGGACAGTGTATGAAGACGAATGGGCATTGGCCTTTCACGACATAAACCCGCAAGCGCCCGAGCATGTCCTGGTCATCCCAAAAGGCGCTTATGTGTGCTGGGATGATTTCAGCGCCAACGCAAGTGACGCGGAGATTGCCGGATTCGTAAGAGCGGTGGGCCATGTCGCGCGCACCATGGGGTTGGTGGAGCCGGGCTATCGCCTGCTTGCCAACACCGGATTCGACGCACATCAGGAGGTTCCGCACCTGCATGTCCACATTTTTGGTGGAAAACCCTTGGGACCGATGCTTGTTCGTTGA
- a CDS encoding phosphoribosyl-ATP diphosphatase encodes MSDTLSRLEMVIAERRGASSDSSYVASLFAKGREKIAQKVGEEATETVIASLSGDPAKLTAEAADLLFHLLVLLAEGGVSVDDVLAELDRRDGISGIAEKASRTE; translated from the coding sequence ATGAGCGATACGCTTAGCAGGCTGGAAATGGTGATTGCCGAACGGCGAGGTGCGTCTTCGGACAGCAGCTATGTTGCATCGCTCTTTGCCAAAGGCCGGGAGAAAATCGCACAGAAGGTGGGGGAAGAAGCCACCGAAACGGTTATCGCGTCCTTGTCCGGCGATCCTGCAAAATTGACGGCCGAGGCCGCAGACCTGCTTTTTCATTTGCTCGTCCTTTTGGCGGAAGGTGGCGTGTCGGTGGATGATGTTCTTGCCGAGTTGGATCGCCGCGACGGCATCTCGGGAATAGCAGAAAAGGCCAGCAGAACGGAGTGA
- a CDS encoding MarR family winged helix-turn-helix transcriptional regulator, translating into MAVPSPAPATPAASPLFLREHEVRRGVELLFFGYTRLTRSIDEGLAEHGLGRAHHRALYFIARQPDLTISELLKILAITKQSLGRVLNDLSARNLVETRSGSADRRQKLLRLTDEGKAFEAQLFEALRTSLATAYAAAGQESVTGFWRVLEGLIPVEDRAMVAALQKDV; encoded by the coding sequence ATGGCTGTCCCATCTCCCGCACCTGCAACGCCCGCAGCTTCGCCGCTCTTCCTGCGTGAGCATGAGGTGCGCCGCGGCGTCGAGCTGCTGTTTTTCGGCTACACACGGCTCACCCGGTCGATTGATGAAGGATTAGCCGAGCATGGACTGGGGCGCGCGCATCATCGTGCGCTTTATTTTATTGCGCGGCAACCCGACCTGACAATCAGCGAACTGCTGAAGATATTGGCTATCACAAAGCAGTCGCTCGGACGTGTGCTGAACGATCTGTCCGCGCGCAATCTGGTCGAGACGCGTAGTGGTTCGGCGGACCGGCGGCAAAAGCTGTTGCGGTTGACCGATGAAGGCAAAGCATTCGAAGCGCAATTGTTCGAGGCGTTGCGCACCAGCCTTGCGACCGCCTATGCCGCGGCAGGACAGGAATCGGTCACCGGATTCTGGCGCGTGCTTGAAGGATTAATTCCGGTAGAAGACCGCGCGATGGTGGCCGCGCTGCAGAAGGATGTGTGA